One window from the genome of Enterococcus haemoperoxidus ATCC BAA-382 encodes:
- a CDS encoding GNAT family N-acetyltransferase, with amino-acid sequence MINKISHLTPIELEEIVKIWFKANCEAHPFIPESYWNQNLDFVRAQLPKSELYVYRENNQIIGFMGMNDSYIAGIFITSSHRKQGIGQQFLNTAKQAHDTLSLSVYAKNQIAVNFYKKQGFQLLNEQIDATGELEFKLIWKK; translated from the coding sequence ATGATAAATAAAATCAGCCACTTAACACCAATTGAATTAGAAGAAATAGTTAAAATCTGGTTCAAAGCTAATTGTGAGGCACATCCGTTTATTCCAGAAAGTTACTGGAACCAAAATCTAGATTTTGTAAGAGCACAGTTGCCTAAATCTGAACTTTATGTGTATCGCGAAAATAACCAAATAATCGGTTTTATGGGGATGAATGACTCTTATATTGCCGGAATTTTTATCACGAGCAGTCATCGTAAACAAGGAATTGGTCAACAATTTTTGAATACAGCAAAACAAGCCCATGATACATTAAGCCTTTCTGTCTATGCAAAAAATCAAATTGCCGTAAATTTTTATAAAAAACAAGGATTTCAACTACTCAATGAACAAATAGATGCTACTGGTGAACTCGAGTTTAAACTTATCTGGAAAAAATAA
- a CDS encoding threonine/serine exporter family protein: protein MATIDIEKVLETCLLAGKIMLESDAEMYRVEDTMSRIALASGDYRLVSYVTQTGLFVGLDGTSTIRMVQILNRSINLEKVSRINQLSREYVTGLYTLDELLEQLKTLEQERKFFPLWLRFISAAVVSGTIMILFGGVWSDLLLTCLIGGLGYILYYASLKVLRIKFLSEFLAAFFIGCAALLSSKIGLGVNQDMIIIGCVMPLVPGVQITNALRDLLAGHYLSGVSRGTEAMMTSSMIGFAIAFVFQLFY from the coding sequence ATGGCAACGATAGATATCGAAAAAGTCTTAGAGACTTGTTTACTAGCTGGGAAAATCATGCTGGAAAGTGATGCGGAAATGTATCGAGTAGAAGATACCATGAGCCGAATTGCTTTAGCTTCAGGAGATTATCGTTTGGTCAGCTATGTCACACAAACTGGGCTTTTCGTGGGACTTGATGGCACATCAACGATTCGGATGGTTCAAATCTTAAATCGTTCGATCAATTTAGAAAAAGTGTCCAGAATCAATCAGCTTTCCAGAGAATATGTGACTGGACTTTATACATTAGATGAACTTCTAGAACAACTAAAAACGTTAGAACAAGAACGAAAATTCTTTCCTCTATGGCTGCGGTTTATCAGTGCTGCCGTTGTCAGCGGAACGATTATGATTTTATTTGGCGGTGTTTGGTCCGATTTACTTTTAACTTGTTTAATCGGAGGACTCGGTTATATTCTTTATTATGCCAGTTTAAAAGTTTTACGTATCAAGTTTCTTTCTGAATTTTTAGCGGCCTTCTTTATTGGTTGCGCTGCTCTTTTGAGTAGTAAGATAGGATTAGGTGTTAATCAGGATATGATCATTATTGGTTGTGTGATGCCGCTTGTCCCAGGTGTTCAGATCACAAATGCCTTACGCGACTTATTAGCAGGACATTATCTTTCAGGCGTTTCTAGAGGAACTGAAGCAATGATGACTTCTTCCATGATCGGTTTTGCCATTGCATTTGTTTTTCAATTGTTCTATTAA
- a CDS encoding threonine/serine exporter family protein, translated as MTNLLIQFSFSFLASAAYAIITNVPRRSLIACGLSGASGWMFYWFAVQLGANAALGSLLGALSVAAVSFICSRKLKLPVTIFNIPGMVPLVPGGLAYQAVRNLVIGNYETAVYSAVQAIMIAGAIALGLVLSEVLNHNIRNFREKRDIVSLIRKKEEK; from the coding sequence ATGACCAATTTACTAATTCAGTTTTCTTTTAGTTTTTTAGCATCAGCAGCTTATGCTATCATTACAAATGTACCTAGACGTTCATTGATTGCTTGTGGACTATCCGGAGCGTCCGGCTGGATGTTCTATTGGTTTGCCGTTCAATTAGGCGCTAATGCTGCCTTAGGTTCCTTGCTTGGAGCCTTAAGTGTAGCTGCTGTTAGTTTTATCTGTTCAAGAAAGTTAAAGCTACCTGTCACTATTTTTAACATTCCAGGCATGGTGCCTTTAGTTCCAGGAGGACTAGCTTATCAAGCCGTTCGAAACTTAGTGATTGGAAACTATGAAACAGCCGTTTATTCAGCGGTACAAGCAATTATGATAGCAGGTGCTATTGCGTTAGGTTTAGTTTTATCCGAAGTTTTGAATCACAATATCAGGAACTTTAGAGAAAAACGTGATATTGTGAGTTTGATTAGAAAAAAAGAAGAGAAATAA
- a CDS encoding TIGR03943 family putative permease subunit — MIRFLILIGYTILMMYLQVSGRLNQYINVHYSYLAILSMALSFVLAIVQLILWNKEEDKKTEDHHNHAGHDHGLNKPYQRGIAYLLLSLPLIVGFMFPTISLDTSIVEAKGFNFPLSKESVGDPDVETQFLKPDTSIYFDKTDYNEQMKQALTKYVKDNHVTITDENYLEVMELIYNYPSEFIGKTISYKGFVFNSKQKEQLDTFVFRFGIIHCVADSGVFGLLTNMPENQTFNNNDWVELTGTIHSEYYAPFKREIPTIEVTKVKQVDEPKNQYVYRSF; from the coding sequence ATGATTCGATTTTTGATTTTAATTGGGTATACAATATTAATGATGTATTTGCAGGTATCAGGTAGATTAAATCAATATATTAATGTCCATTATAGCTATTTAGCGATCTTATCAATGGCGCTTTCTTTTGTTTTAGCAATCGTTCAATTGATTCTTTGGAATAAAGAAGAGGATAAGAAGACAGAAGATCATCATAATCATGCAGGTCATGATCATGGATTGAATAAACCGTATCAACGTGGAATTGCGTATCTTTTATTATCTTTACCATTGATCGTAGGATTTATGTTTCCTACAATTAGTTTGGACACTTCGATTGTTGAAGCGAAAGGGTTTAATTTTCCTTTGAGTAAAGAATCTGTTGGAGATCCAGATGTAGAGACACAATTTTTAAAACCTGATACTAGTATTTATTTTGATAAAACAGACTATAATGAACAAATGAAACAAGCGTTAACGAAATATGTCAAAGATAATCACGTAACTATCACCGATGAAAATTATTTAGAAGTGATGGAATTGATTTACAATTACCCAAGTGAATTTATCGGTAAGACGATTTCTTATAAAGGATTTGTCTTTAATTCTAAACAAAAAGAACAGCTAGATACCTTTGTTTTCCGATTTGGTATTATTCATTGCGTAGCAGATTCTGGAGTATTCGGATTGTTGACGAATATGCCTGAAAATCAGACATTTAATAATAATGACTGGGTAGAGTTGACAGGAACGATTCATTCTGAATATTATGCTCCGTTTAAACGAGAAATTCCAACTATAGAGGTTACAAAAGTAAAACAAGTAGATGAACCGAAAAATCAGTATGTTTATCGTTCATTTTAA